DNA from Planctomycetia bacterium:
GGAATATATGGAGTATCCCTGGAAGGTAATGTCGTAAAGCCTGTCGAGTAACCGTGGCAGGGTTATTCGGTACTCCGAATGACCCTGCTGGATGTGCAAAAGGACTGTATTCTCGCAGGGTCATGCATGAGTACATGCATAACCCTGCCACGGCTTTTGCGTTTACAACAGGTTTTAGTTTAGCTGAATCGTTCTGCCCGTCCGTGCAGATTCGTAGATGCCAAGAATGATCTGAACCGCTTTGCGGCCTTCGCGACCATCGACTAATGGTGATTGGTTGTTCTGAATCGCATCGACAAAATCAGCCAACTGCCTGCGATGATATTCATGCGAGATGGCAGCAGGGTTACTGGAACCACCACTGGCACCGATCTTCTGAGCAAACTGTTGGCGAATGGCTTCATCATCAGGCAGTGCTGGATCAAATTCCCAGCGTAAGAGGTCTTCCTGCTCTACCACAGCAGAGCCACGATTGCCATGAATACCGATCGTTTTCGGAAGACCCGGCCAAACGCTGGTGGTAGCCTGGATTACTCCCAAGGCCCCGCTCCTGAATTGCAGACATGCAACCGCAGTGTCTTCCACTTCAATCCGTTCATGGGCCAGTGTTGCAGTCATGGCACTGATGCGGGCAACCGGCCCCATGAGCCACTGAAGCAAATCCACATTATGGATAGCCTGGTTCATTAACGCTCCGCCACCATCAAGGGCCTGCGTGCCTTTCCATCCACCTTCATCGTAATACTGCTGGGTACGCCACCATTTCACGGTGGTTTCACCCAGAGTTAATCTGCCAAAGCGACCCTGATCCACTGCCTGCTTGAGTACCACGTTGGCATCAGCAAAGCGTGATGGAAAAATGGTACAGAGTTTGACACCGGCCTGCTGACAGGCTTCGATGAGTTGATCGCAGCGCTGAAGAGTGATTTCCAGAGGCTTTTCCACCACCACATGTTTGCCTGCCTGTGCCGCGAGGATTGTGGGTTCCAGGTGGTTGCCACTGGGCGTACAGATGATAACAACATCCAGCCCCGGATGTTTCAGAAACTCTTCAACCGTTGGGTAATATTGAGCCTGGGTGGAAACTTTTTCAGCATTGGCTTTGCTGCGGCTTTGCAAGGCAAGCAGCCTGGCATTTGGAATTTCCGCAAGTGCTGCAGCGTGAAACCGGGCAATCATGCCACAGCCTATGATGCCGAAACCAATCATGCCTGCTCCGGGAAAAGTGCCCACTTATTTGGAATCATGCAGGTCGGGTGCCACGGTTTGCGTGTACTCACGCTAACCGTGCCAAATCACC
Protein-coding regions in this window:
- a CDS encoding Gfo/Idh/MocA family oxidoreductase; protein product: MIGFGIIGCGMIARFHAAALAEIPNARLLALQSRSKANAEKVSTQAQYYPTVEEFLKHPGLDVVIICTPSGNHLEPTILAAQAGKHVVVEKPLEITLQRCDQLIEACQQAGVKLCTIFPSRFADANVVLKQAVDQGRFGRLTLGETTVKWWRTQQYYDEGGWKGTQALDGGGALMNQAIHNVDLLQWLMGPVARISAMTATLAHERIEVEDTAVACLQFRSGALGVIQATTSVWPGLPKTIGIHGNRGSAVVEQEDLLRWEFDPALPDDEAIRQQFAQKIGASGGSSNPAAISHEYHRRQLADFVDAIQNNQSPLVDGREGRKAVQIILGIYESARTGRTIQLN